The following proteins are co-located in the Massilia litorea genome:
- a CDS encoding arsenate reductase ArsC, translated as MNILFLCTGNSCRSVLSEGAFNHLAPAGMRALSAGSHPTGWLHPRAVALLQRKGISTEGYFSKSWDALPVTPDIVVTVCASAAGETCPAYLGPVLRTHWGLDDPSHVAGTDEEIEAAFERTWAIILARIQAFLALPLDELNTDRARLQAELDRIGTLQA; from the coding sequence GAACATCCTTTTCCTCTGCACCGGCAACTCCTGCCGCTCCGTCCTCAGCGAAGGCGCCTTCAACCACCTGGCGCCGGCCGGCATGCGCGCACTCAGCGCCGGCAGCCACCCCACCGGCTGGCTCCATCCGCGCGCCGTAGCGCTCCTGCAGCGCAAGGGCATCTCGACCGAGGGTTACTTCAGCAAGTCCTGGGACGCACTGCCGGTCACGCCCGACATCGTCGTCACCGTCTGCGCCAGCGCCGCCGGCGAAACCTGCCCGGCCTATCTGGGCCCGGTGCTGCGCACCCATTGGGGCCTGGACGACCCGAGCCATGTCGCCGGCACCGACGAGGAAATCGAGGCCGCCTTCGAGCGCACCTGGGCCATCATCCTGGCGCGCATCCAGGCCTTCCTGGCGCTGCCGCTGGACGAATTGAACACCGACCGCGCGCGCCTGCAGGCGGAACTCGACCGCATCGGCACGCTGCAGGCATGA